A single window of Ornithorhynchus anatinus isolate Pmale09 chromosome 3, mOrnAna1.pri.v4, whole genome shotgun sequence DNA harbors:
- the BDNF gene encoding brain-derived neurotrophic factor isoform X2: MTIFFLTMVISYFSCMKAAPMKEASVRGKGSLAYPGLRTHGTLEGLSGPQPGSRGLTSLANTFEHVIEELLDEEQSVQPSEENKDADLYTSRVMLSSQVPLEPPLLFLLEEYKNYLDAANMSMRVRRHSDPARRGELSVCDSISEWVTAADKKTAVDMSGGTVTVLEKVPVPKGQLKQYFYETKCNPMGYTKEGCRGIDKRHWNSQCRTTQSYVRALTMDNKKRVGWRFIRIDTSCVCTLTIKRGR, encoded by the coding sequence ATGACCATCTTTTTCCTTACTATGGTTATATCATACTTCAGTTGCATGAAGGCTGCCCCAATGAAAGAAGCCAGTGTCAGAGGGAAAGGCAGTTTAGCCTACCCTGGTCTTCGGACCCACGGGACCTTGGAGGGCCTCAGCGGTCCCCAGCCTGGGTCGAGAGGACTGACGTCGTTGGCCAACACTTTTGAACATGTGATCGAGGAGCTCCTGGACGAGGAGCAGAGCGTCCAGCCGAGTGAGGAGAACAAAGATGCAGACTTGTATACGTCTCGGGTGATGCTAAGCAGTCAAGTGCCTTTGGAGCCCCCGCTGCTCTTTCTGCTTGAGGAGTACAAAAATTACTTGGATGCGGCCAACATGTCCATGAGAGTCCGACGCCACTCTGACCCCGCCCGCCGTGGGGAGCTGAGCGTGTGTGACAGTATCAGCGAGTGGGTCACGGCAGCGGACAAGAAGACGGCTGTGGACATGTCGGGTGGAACGGTCACGGTTCTCGAAAAAGTTCCGGTCCCCAAAGGCCAACTGAAGCAATACTTCTACGAGACTAAGTGCAACCCAATGGGCTATACAAAAGAGGGTTGTCGGGGCATAGACAAGAGGCACTGGAATTCCCAGTGCCGAACTACCCAGTCCTACGTACGGGCCCTCACGATGGATAATAAAAAAAGAGTTGGCTGGCGGTTCATAAGAATAGACACTTCCTGTGTATGTACATTGACCATTAAAAGGGGAAGATAG
- the BDNF gene encoding brain-derived neurotrophic factor isoform X1, whose product MFHQVRRVMTIFFLTMVISYFSCMKAAPMKEASVRGKGSLAYPGLRTHGTLEGLSGPQPGSRGLTSLANTFEHVIEELLDEEQSVQPSEENKDADLYTSRVMLSSQVPLEPPLLFLLEEYKNYLDAANMSMRVRRHSDPARRGELSVCDSISEWVTAADKKTAVDMSGGTVTVLEKVPVPKGQLKQYFYETKCNPMGYTKEGCRGIDKRHWNSQCRTTQSYVRALTMDNKKRVGWRFIRIDTSCVCTLTIKRGR is encoded by the coding sequence TTCCACCAGGTGAGAAGAGTGATGACCATCTTTTTCCTTACTATGGTTATATCATACTTCAGTTGCATGAAGGCTGCCCCAATGAAAGAAGCCAGTGTCAGAGGGAAAGGCAGTTTAGCCTACCCTGGTCTTCGGACCCACGGGACCTTGGAGGGCCTCAGCGGTCCCCAGCCTGGGTCGAGAGGACTGACGTCGTTGGCCAACACTTTTGAACATGTGATCGAGGAGCTCCTGGACGAGGAGCAGAGCGTCCAGCCGAGTGAGGAGAACAAAGATGCAGACTTGTATACGTCTCGGGTGATGCTAAGCAGTCAAGTGCCTTTGGAGCCCCCGCTGCTCTTTCTGCTTGAGGAGTACAAAAATTACTTGGATGCGGCCAACATGTCCATGAGAGTCCGACGCCACTCTGACCCCGCCCGCCGTGGGGAGCTGAGCGTGTGTGACAGTATCAGCGAGTGGGTCACGGCAGCGGACAAGAAGACGGCTGTGGACATGTCGGGTGGAACGGTCACGGTTCTCGAAAAAGTTCCGGTCCCCAAAGGCCAACTGAAGCAATACTTCTACGAGACTAAGTGCAACCCAATGGGCTATACAAAAGAGGGTTGTCGGGGCATAGACAAGAGGCACTGGAATTCCCAGTGCCGAACTACCCAGTCCTACGTACGGGCCCTCACGATGGATAATAAAAAAAGAGTTGGCTGGCGGTTCATAAGAATAGACACTTCCTGTGTATGTACATTGACCATTAAAAGGGGAAGATAG